Proteins co-encoded in one Pelodiscus sinensis isolate JC-2024 unplaced genomic scaffold, ASM4963464v1 ctg44, whole genome shotgun sequence genomic window:
- the LOC142824845 gene encoding maestro heat-like repeat-containing protein family member 2B produces MSHHTITQQFLRTSLEHINDNAWSSQLSFELSQQMAGYASPSKKKCFLYKALGICLAVCQDPVHIKSQIQKFLKKTDYMEVPDRLGVISILAFSAESHLDLILNTLQEFGAAMNKLTISGFIGCLKDYHHGKRAKTRSTLMLTYSKVAMHAPKEQLLSRVEADITENILHHYRTGCQDMDLKSTLIQNATEISCAVLKTGDSQAFEFSYKLELLDYMMDFIKKEPLDSLVSPVRYQAMFAIGQLW; encoded by the exons ATGTCACACCACACCATCACCCAACAG TTCCTCAGAACATCTCTGGAGCACATAAATGACAatgcctggagcagccagctaAGCTTTGAGTTGAGCCAGCAGATGGCCGGCTATGCCAGCCCCTCCAAAAAGAAG tGTTTCCTGTATAAGGCACTAGGAATTTGCTTGGCAGTTTGTCAGGACCCGGTCCATATTAAATCACAGATTCAGAAGTTTCTGAAGAAAACAGATTACATGGAAGTCCCTGATAGACTG GGAGTCATTTCCATCCTTGCATTCTCTGCCGAGAGCCACTTGGACCTCATCTTGAACACACTTCAGGAGTTTGGGGCAGCAATGAACAAACTTACGATTTCTGGGTTTATTGGTTGCCTGAAG GACTACCATCATGGGAAAAGAGCCAAGACCCGCAGCACGCTGATGCTGACATACAGCAAAGTGGCTATGCATGCTCCAAAAGAGCAACTTCTGTCTCGGGTGGAGGCAGACATCACAGAGAACATCCTACACCATTATAGAACCGGTTGCCAA GACATGGACCTGAAATCAACCCTCATCCAGAATGCAACAGAGATTAGCTGTGCAGTTTTGAAGACTGGAGACTCCCAGGCATTTGAATTCTCTTACAAACTGGAGCTCCTTGATTACATGATG GACTTCATTAAAAAGGAACCATTGGATTCCCTGGTGTCTCCAGTTCGTTACCAGGCAATGTTTGCGATTGGACAACTGTGGTAG